The Streptomyces sp. ICC1 DNA window GTCCGGCACCGGGATCGTCACCCGCGACTCGCCCTCCTCGTCGGCGAAGTGCCCGATGGCCAGGTCCCGGTCGGCGAGGCGGGCCAGCAGGTCCTCCAGGCGGTCCAGGCAGTCCACCGCCGTGGCCGGATCGTTGACCGCCGGGGACAGGGCCCGCAGCGCGATGTCGACGAGGAGCCGGAACGGCAGTTGCGGATCCTGGTCGAAGGTGCGCTCCACCCCCGTCAGCACGGAGTCGCGCAGGGCCCGTTCGGGCAGCCGGCCGCCCGTCACCTCGGCGAGCGCCGTGCCCTCGGCGACAGAACGCCCCGGGGCGATGAGGAAGGCGATGGAGCAGCGGTGCGTCTTCGCCGCGGCGACCAGTGCGCGGACGTCCACCTGCTGGACCACGACCGCGGGTCCCGACCAGCGCAGGGTCACGCCGCCGCCGGGCATCGCGGGAGGGACCGCGGCGGGTCCGTCCGGATCGTACGGCCGCACGTACAGCGCGTCGTACAGCCGGTGCGCGCGGGTGACGATCGCGGTCAGCGCATGGGCGAGCTGGATCGAGTTGAACGCCTTCGTCTGGAGCGTCCGCATGAGTGCGAGCGCGACCAGGGTCAGCAGCATCGCGATGAACGGGACGACGACCGAGACGCTCCTGCTCGTGCCGATGGCCAGCCCGGCGGTGATGCAGAAGACGAAGACCCCGACGGTGAAGGCGAACGCGCGCCAGACGATCGGCTCGTCACGGAAGAGGCCGAGGCGCGGCGTGAAGGTACTGGCGGAGAACTGCACGACCAGGAACAGCATCGCGTAGATGATGCTCACCAGGCTGATGACGCCGAACCCGATGGTGAACAGGAGCGTCGCCACGCGACCGGACTCCATGCGCGGGCCCACCGCGAGCATCGGGGCCAGCAGTCCCAGCCCCAGCCCGACGAGCGCGCACACGAGCTGGGACAGGTCCCTGCGCACCGCGCGCGTGGGCCGGTGGAACGGTGTGGCACCCAGGCGCCGGTCCCCGGGCCCCGGGCGCCGGCCCCCGGGCCCGAAGCGGTCGGGCCCGAGGCGGTCGGGGGCATCAGCCGAGCCGGACATCCAGCCTCCTCAACGGTTCCTGTGGACGCAGCGCCGGTAGGGATGCAATCACGTGAGCAGTGCCACCGAGTGGCGAAATGCCGGATATCGGCATTTCCGTCATTGTTCTCGGGGAAGGGCGGCCGCGGCCGCCGCGAACCGCGTCCCGAGGAGTCCCACCGTGCCCGGACCGGAGGCCGCACTCCGCCTGCGCGTAGTCCCCGGCTGGATGCGGAAGCACACCCCGCTGCTGGGCCGGATCCTCGAGCAGCTCGCCACCGTGAGGATCCTGGACTGCGCGACCAGGCTGGCCGCCCAGGCCTTCCTGGGCGCCCTCCCGGCCGTCTTCGTCATCGCGGCCATCGCCCCCGACTGGCTCCAGGACCAGCTCGTCTCGTCCATCCGCACGACACTCGGGCTCCGGGACGCCGCACTGGACCAGGTGCGGTCGGTGTACTCCGCCACCGATCCGACCGCCGTCGTGAGCACGAGCGGGGTGGGTGTCGTGGTGACGCTGCTGTCGGCGACCGCGTGCAGCCGCGCCCTGCAGAAGACCTGCGAGCGCTCCTGGCACCTGCCCAAGGCCAAGGCCCGGGTCGCCGCGTGGCGGTGGCTGGCCTGGCTCGTCGTCTGGATGGTCGCCCTGCTCTTCCAGGGGCTGGTGCAGACGGCCTTCGGCACCGGCCGGGCCACCGGATTCCTCCTCGCGGCGGGCAGCGGGACCCTCCTGTGGTGGTGGACGCAGTACCTGCTGCTCGGCTCCCGGATCCCGTGGCTGCCGTTGCTGCCCGGCGCGTTGCTGGCCGGGGTCGGGGAGCAGCTCCTCACCCTGGCGTCGAGGGTCTACATGCCCCATGCCGTCGATCGCAGCATGCAGGAGTTCGGCAGCCTCGGCTCGGTCTTCGCCCTGCTGTCCTGGCTCATCACGTTCTTCATCGTCATCACCCTCTCCATCGCCGTCGGCTACGTGGTGGCCCACGAACCGCTCCCGGCGCGCTGGCTCCGCACGCCCCCGGACCCCCCGCCGCCGTGACGCCGCGCGGCTGCGGCCGCGGCTACGGCTGGCCGGTCCGGCCGGTCCGGCCGGTCTGACCGGAGCCGCGGCCGCCGGCCGCCAGCAGGGAGAGGACGGCGAGCACGGCGAGCAGGATCAGGACCAGCAGCAGGACGGTGAGCACCGTCGGGTGGTTCCACAGCGCGAACACGAGCGCGAGGACGAGCAGTACGCCGACGGTGAGCGGGCGCCGACGGGCCTCCACCCACGTGCCGACGCGCCCGGTGTGCAGCCCGTGGGCGGAACCCAGGCGCGCGGCGGAGTCGGCCGCGCGCTCGGCGCGGCCGCGCACGGCGCGCGGCAGGCGGCCGGCTCCGGAGAGGTAGGCGCCGAGCGCCACGAAGACCCCGAGGACCAGCGCGGTCCGGATGCTGACCCGCAGGAACCGCACGAGGGTGTCGAAGACCGCCGCTGCCGCCGCCGGTGACTGGACCTGCGCCGGGAGGTGGCCGAGGTAGTAGTGGCGTACGACGGCCAGCCCGACGGCGAAGACGAGGCAGGCGGCGGCCGCGCCGAGCGCGGTGGCCACGAGAGCCCGGCGGCGGCGCCGGGCGAGCACCACTCCGGCGGCACCGAGGACCACGGTGAGCACGGGCAGCCAGTTGCCGACGACGTCGAGCAGGTGGACCGCGCCCCTGATCTTCTCCAGCTTGTCGGAGTGGAAGAGCACCATCTGCTTGTCGACCTCGGGGATCTTCTCGGCCGGGGACAGTCCGGCGTCCACGAGGTCCTGTTTGACGCTCTCCACGGCGGCGCCGACATCGAGGGTGACCGTGCCCCCCTCGACGCCCACCGGGCCGCGGCCCTCACCGGTCAGCGCGTGCACGACCGCGGTGTGGGCGACGCGGTTGGCGGTCGTCCAGACGGTCTCGAACCGGTCGCTCTCCACGAACCGGGTCGCCACCTTGGAGACGGCCGCGTCCGCGGCCGAGTCCAGCTGCGGCCCGAGCGCCTTGACGGCCGTCCCGACGCGGGGCGGCAGCCCCTGGGCCTCCAGCCACTTCGCCAGGTCCGAGGTGACCTGGGCGCCGTCGACCCGGACGTCGGCCGCTCCGGTGATGCGGTGGACGGCCGCCGCCTCGATCGCCGGGTCCGAGGCGAGCGGGGAGACCGTGGAGACGTAGCGGCCGGTGTCGAGCACGATGTCGTGCACCCAGACGGTGAGCAGGGAGACCGGCACGAGGACGCACGTGAGCGTGATCAGCACGGCCGAGACCGAGCTCCTGGCCGCCCGCCCGGCGCGCGATCCGCGTGCCCTCCCCGCTGCGGACGCTTCGGCGGGCGGATCGGACGGCAGACTCATGGCACTCCCGGGAACGACGGATGCGAGAACCCGCTTCCGTCCATGGGACACATGCCGCTGCCGGATCCGCGCGTTCAGTTGCGCCCACCGTGTGAGCCCCGCCTAGAGTCCGAGCACGTACCACTGCTTCGCCGAGCGGCCGCGGACGTAGAGATTCCGGCCCCGGCCCACCGGGCGGACGGAGCTGCGGAGGGGGTCGCCGCCCGGCATCGTGAGGACGGCTTCCCCGTCCTCGACGAGGACGGCTCCGCCGTCGGTCAAGCGGCAGTAGTGGAGCCCGTCGGGGTGGTGGAAGCCGCCGCGCCGACCGCCGAGCATGACCACCCGGTCGCCGTGGACCGCCAGTCCGCGGGGGACGTCACCGGCTGGTCGCGCACACGGAGCTGCCCGGAGGCCCGCGTCTCGACGAGCGGGGAGTCGGGCCAGTAGACGGCCCAGGCGGTGGAGTCGGTGACGTTGAGGGCGCTGATGTCCGCGATGTGGCTGACGCCGGTGGGTATCCGGGTGTTCCGGTTCCCGACGGAGTCCTGCCCCCGACCACGATGCGGCCGTTGGGCAGAGCGTCGAGCCGGGCGGGGACCACGGCCACGCCGCACAGGATCCGCTCCTGCACCTCGCCCTCGTCATCGATGACGACGAGGGCGTCGAACGGCAGGCGCGGCGGCTCGGGCAGGGCCCTCCCGTACGGCGGGTTCGACGGGAGAACGGCATCGGGGCAGATGAGCCACAAGGCCCGTCCCCACGCGTCCACTGTGGAAGCCAGGACCTTCCGGTCGTCGTACCGCCGGGGCAACAGTGCGTGAGGACGCAGTGCCACCTTCTTCAAAAAACCACCTCGCGGGCGAAGGAATACAGCGCCTGATCATCGCAGAGGCCCTGGAGTCCGGGCCGGCGGGGGCCAGTCGTGTGCGGATCAATTCGGGGCGGTCGTGGTCGTGGTCGCGGTCGTGTCGAGCAGCCGCCATGCGGTGAGGGCGATTCTGGCCCGCAGCAGTCCGGTGGGCCGGGTGAGCTCGATGCCCAGCGCCTTCGCGATCTGTTCGACCCGGCGGGCGACACTGCTGTGGTGCAGGTGGAGGAGCTCGGCGGCCCTGCGGAGGGATCCCGTGGCGCAGAAGGCGTCCAGGGTCTCCATGTCCTCCGGGTTGCCGGCGATCCGGGCGACGGCGGCCACGTCGGCGTTGCCGCGCGAGGCGTCCTGGGGTATCTCGGCCAGCAGCGCCAGCGCACCGAGGTCCTCGTAGCGGACCACGGGTTCGCGCGGTCCCGTGAAGCGCAGGGCGGTACGCGCCTCTCGCCAGGCCCGCTCGGGGCTTCGGGCCGAGCCGATGCCCGCGCGGACGCCCGCGGGAAACAGGGACGGGTCGACGGCGGCCGCCAGCAGCACACCCACGTCGGCGAGGGGCGCCGCCTTCACCGGACGGGCCGGGCAGACGAGGGCCCCGAGCCGGTCGAGCGGGATCCGCGAGCGCACGGCGACGACGCGGACCGGTACGTCGGCGGCGAAACCGAGCAGCCGCAACGCCCGGGCCCGGCCCGCCTCGTCACCGTCGGCGCTGACCACCAGCTCGACGAGGGCCGGGTCGGCCATGGTGGTGCGGGTCGGCCCGTACCGCTCGGCGACGGCCGCGGCGGCGATGGCGAGCCGGTCCAGCAGTACCTCGTCGAGCGGGCTCGGCGGGCCGGGGCGCTCCAGCCACACCGAGCCGATCTCCTCCTCGTCGAGCGTGATCGGCGCCGTGGTCGACGCGGGCGCCGTCGGGCCGGCGGCCTGCCGGCCGTCGGGCGAGAAGCGGACCGTCCGGCCCGTGCCGTGCAGCCGGATCCCCGCGGCGCACTCGGCGAGGCCCGCCGAGGCCCGGGCGAGCGCGGGGAGGTCCACCCGCCGGCGCATCAGCGTGTCGTAGAACGCGATGACGCGGATCGCGCCGTCGACGTACGGATCCAGTCCTGACAGTCGTACGGCGAGTGCCTCCATGGCGGCAAGGATAGGAGGGCGGTCGCGTCCGGGGCCGCGCCGACCGGTGCGGGATCTCGGCGGGATGCGCGACGGCCGGCGGATGATCCCGCGGGCGGCGGACCGGAGGATGGCCCTCATGGATCCCGAACTCGAAGCGTTCATCCCGTTCCTCCCGCAACTCGACATGGACGACCCGGTCACCACGCGCGAGGCCTTCGCCGAGATCGCGGCCGCGGCGCCGGCGCCGGACACCTCGACGATGGAGGTCGAGGACCGCACGGTGTCCGCGGACCCGGATGTCGCCGTGCGCGTCTACCGCCCGCACCGGCCGCACCAGCCGCACCGGCCGCAAGGCGCCGTCGTCTGGCTGCACGGCGGCGGAGGCGTCTTCGGCGATCTGGACACCGAGCATCCCTGGGCCGCCGGGGTCGCGGAGCTCTCCGGGGCGGTGGTGGTCTCCGTGGGCTACCGCCTGGCGCCCGAGCACCCCTTCCCGGCCGCGCTCGACGACGCGTACGCCGTACTGGCCTGGACGGCCGAGCGCGGCGTCGACCCGGCCCGGATCGCGGTCGGGGGGCACAGCGCCGGCGCGAACATCGCGGCCTCGCTGGCGCTGCTGGCCCGCGACCGGCAGGGGCCGGCGATCCGCTTCCAGCTGCTCAACCAGCCGGGACTGGACGACCGGCAGGAGACGTGGTCTGCGCGGAACTTCACCGCGACGCCCTGGATGAACCGGGACAGGATCGCCGCGGGGTGGCGGCACTACCTCGGCTCACGGCCCGCCACACCGTACGCCGCCCCCGCGCGCGCCACCGATCTGGCCGGCCTGCCCCCGGCCCACATCGCCACCGCGGAGTTCTGTCCGAACCGCGACGAGGGCATCGAGTACGCGCTACGCCTGCTGCGGGCGGGAGTGCCGGTCGAACTCCACCAGTGGCCCGGCACCTTCCACGGCTCGCAGGCGATCCTGTCGGCCGACGTGTCGCAGCGCCAGATCGCCGAACTCGGGGCAACCTTGCGCCGGGCCCTGAACGGCGGATGACCGCCGCATGCGGCGGACGCATGCGGCGGGGGCCGGCGGGTAGGCGCGGCGTGACGGGACGGGACGAATCCAGGGAATCCAGGGAGGCGGCATGCCGGGCGGCACCGGGAAGGGCCGGGACGAGAGCGCGGAGGAACGGGCGGACCGGCAGTGGCAGGAGCTCATCCAGGAGATACGGGTCGCCCAGACGGGGGTCCAGATCCTCTTCGGTTTCCTGCTCACGGTGGCCTTCACCCCCGCCTTCGAAGGGCTCGGGCAGACCGAGAAGACGGTCTACATCGTGACCGTGGTGCTCGGGTCGCTGGCGACGGGCGCGCTGATCGGGCCCGTGGCCTTCCACCGCATCGTCTCGGGACGCCGGATCAAACCCGAGGCGGTCACGTGGGCCGCGCGGCTGACCGGCGCGGGCCTCGTCCTGCTGCTGGCCACCTGCACCTCCGCCCTCTTCCTCGTCCTGCGCGTCGCGACGCGCAACGCCCTCGTGCCCTGGCTCGTGGGCGGAGTGCTGGCCTGGTACCTGCTGTGCTGGTTCGTCCTGCCCGTGTGGGCCCGGATCCGGTACACGTCCGAGGAGGAATGACCGGCGGGGCCGGGCGCCGCCGCTGCGGGCGCGGCCGCTGCGGGAAGCGGGCTCAGCCGCGGTGGATCCGGTCGATGCCGTACCACTTCGACACGCAGGCGGCGACCCAGTCCCGCTCGTAGTTCCCCGTGAAGAAGGGCTCGGCGAGGCTGCCGATGTACAGGGGCTCGTAGGCCGCGTCCTTCGCACCCCGCGCGGCCTCGGCCCGGATGCGCGCGTCCTGGGCGTCCCAGGCCACGGACCGGGTGACCGCGGCGGTCGTGAGCCGCTGGACGTCCGGGACCAGCACGGCCACCGAGGCCAGCGCCAGGCAGCCCGCCGCCACGGCGCAGGCCGCCAGGGCCGCGCCCGCCCTGCGCAGGCCCGAGAGCCATCGCCCGCCCCACGCCCCGAGCAGGGCTCCGTAGCCGCACAGAGCCAGCTCCATCGGTACGAGGTAGCTCGTCCAGGTACGGGCGTACGTCCACCCGGTCGCGCCGTATCCGCTGCGCAGGCCCACCACCACCGCGAGCGACCCCAGCACCACCACGGGCACGGGGAGCAGCAGCAGGGCGGCCAGCACCTTGCGCGGGACGGCCCGCCGGGGCTCGAGCCGTCCGGGCGCGGCCCCGAGGCGCCCGCTCGCCAGCCCCAGCAGGACCCCGACGGCGACGGCTCCGAGGTAGGCCCACTGGCCGGTGACGGAGTCCCACATGTGCAGCCAGTCCCTGACGGTGCCCTTGAGTTCGTGCGCGGAGAGCAGCGACTCCTTGGCCGGCTGCTGCGCGCGGCGCCACCGGGCGCCGGGGGAGGAGTACAGCACGACCAGACCGCAGACGAGTCCGGAGCACCAGGCCAGGCACCAGGTGAACGGATGCCAGTTCCGCGCCAGGCCCAGCCGGGGCAGGCAGAGGAGTCCGACCATGCCGGCGAGCAGTCCGCTGACGAGCGAGAACGGCTCGCTGAGGGTGCCGAGCACGAAACCGATGAGGAACGCCGAGACGAAGCCGGCCACGCGGACGGCGGTACGGGGATGCCCGGCGGTCCGGAAGGCCAGCAGGAGCGACCACACTCCGATGACGCTCGGAATCGTGTGGGAGATGGTGGCGGGGGCCCACAGCAGTACCTGGTAGCTGCGGGTGCCCGCGAAGTAGACCAGCACTTGGACGACCAGGGCGCAGGCGATCAGGACCAGGAGCCGGGGTCTGCCCCCGAGGGACCGGACGAAGTCACGCCCCAGCAGGACCAGTCCGACGGTGAAGGTGACGGCGATGACCGTCGGCAGGATCTTGGTCCCGGCCAGTCCGTCGCCGTAGACGACACCGCTCAGGAAGGCGTTGGCGAGCCTGCCGTTCTGCGTCATGTAGAAGTCGGAGGTGATGCCGAAGACTCCCATGTCGCGGGATTTCCACGCGGCGCACCAGTCGTCGGACGTGGGCCGCACGTAGAGGCCGAGGAAGCAGCCGACGGCGACCAGGGCGCCGGCCGCGGCCACGAGCACCGCCCCCGTCGCCGGGAGGAGCCCGCGCAGGAGGGGGCGGCGGCCGGCGGCCCGGTCCGCCGTGGAGGAAGGGGGCCGGACCTCGTCGCTCTCGCCCGCGCCCGAAGCAGTGCTCATCTACCAGCCCTTCGCAGCGGGGCCCGGTCGGAGGGGCGGCCGAAGCGCCCGCCGACTGCGGTGACCGCACGGCCCGCGAACACCCATGATGGGCACGGCCCCGAGCCCCCGGCATCCCGGGTGCGCCAGTCCGGGTACGGCCTGACGGCCGCTCGGAGCTCCCGGGGGGCACCCGGCTCACCCGGGCGGCCGGTTGCCGTGGCGGCCTCCGCGGGGCTCTCCCAGGATGGGGACTCCGGGCCCGCGGGTACGCGGGCCGCGTGGAGGGAGTGGCGATGCCCGGAGTCCGGCTCGGCCGTTGGGCGGCCGCCGCGGCGGCCTTGGCGAGCGTCGCCGTTCCCGTGTGCACCTCGGGCCACCACCCCGGACGCTCCGTGGACCACCGCGCCGAAGGCCCCGCGGACCGGTACCCCGATCTGCACCCCGACCGGTACCAGGTCCAGCACCCCGACCAGCACGCCGGGCGCCACACCGGGGCGGCGCTCCCGGAGCGAGCCGTCCCGCCCGTCCTCCTGCCGGCCGGCCACCGCAGCCGGGACGAGGCCCGGATCGGCAACGCCTCCCGGCCGGCGCGCACCGAGCTGACCGTCGGCCTGCTGTCCAACGCGACCGCCACCGAAGGCGTTTCGCGATCGCTCGCCCAGGGCGCGCGGTACGTCGAGGGGAGCAACGTCCTGCGGCTGGCCTCCGGCCGGTGGACGTACCTTCCCGACGCCGGGACCGTGTCGGACACGGTCGACGCCGGCCATCCGCCGGCCCTGCGCCAGATCGAGCGCAGCCGCGCCTGGCTGGCCGCCGGCGGCGTACCGGGCGCTTCGCCGGCGCACCGGGCAGCGGCCGAGCGCGCCCTGCTCTCCCTGCGCGCCCTGCTCCGGCCCAACGGAGCCATGGCGGCGGGAGCGAGCCACGGCTGGCAGTACTCCTGGCCGCGCGACTCCAGCTTCGCCTGCGCCGCCTTCGCCCTCACCGGCCACGACGCCGAGGCCCACCGGATCCTGCGGCACAGCGCCGCGACCCAGCGCGCGGACGGCACCTGGGAGGCGCGGACGGAACTCGACGGATCCGGCCCGCCCGACGGCAGGCGCTGGCAGCTCGACGCCAACGGCTGGGTCCCCTGGGCCACCTGGCAGTGGTACCAGAGCGCCCCCCGGGCCACCCGCGGCGGCAGGCTGGCCGCCCTCTACCCGATGATCCGCAAGGCGGCCGACCACGCGGCGGACTCCCTGCGCCCGGACGGGCTGCCCCCGGCGTCCCCCGACTACTGGGAGCTGATGACGGCCACCGCCAACATCGGCACGGCCGCGCCGCTGCTCGCCGGGCTCAACGCCCCCGCCGACCTGGCCCGCGAGGCGGGCCGGCCGGCCGACGCCGAGCGCTGGGCGCGGGCCGCGGGCCGGCTCTCCGCCGGCATCTCCGCGCGGTTCCTTCCCCTGGGCTACCAGCGCACCGCGGACGGCCGCCACGGTCGGGACAGCGCGGTGGCGTTCATGGCGCCCCCCTTCAACGAGGCCCCCGCCGGTCTGGCCCGGGCGCTGGACTCCACGTACGGGGAGTTGCTCCTGCCCAACGGAGGGCTGACGCCCGGAAACGACCCGGGGGCGCCGTGGGGCGGCAACGCCTGGACGCCGAGTACGGCGTTCTTCGCGCTCGCGTGGGCCGCCACGGGCCGGCCGGCGAAGGCCGGACCGGTCCTGGACTGGGTCCTCTCCAAGCGGAACTCGCTCGGCGAGCTCCCGGAGAAGGTGGACAAGAGGGGCAGGCCCTCCTCGGTCGCCCCCCTCGCGTGGACGGCCTCGATCGCCGTCCTGACCCTCGTGGCGCTCGACGGCACGGTGCTCCCCACTCCGCCGCTACGGGGGTAGCAGGGCTCCCCGCCCGGCGCCACGGGGCGGAGCCGCCTCAGAGGGGCGCCGTCCCGTCGCCCGCCGGGGGCGCCGCGCGTACGTTGTCCAGCGCGGCCAGCAGATGGCGGTAGGCGAGCCTCTCGGCCGCCACCGCCCGCGCGAGGGCGCGGTCGTACGGATCGCGGCGCGACCGGGCCCGTACCTCGGCGACGAGGCGGAGCTCCCTCGCCCGGTCCACCTCGTTCCTGGCCTCGACGTACGCGTCGTCGAGGAGGCGGTGGTCCAGGACCTCGGCGAAGGCGGGCTCCACCAGCACGTCGATCCGGTCGAGGTCGTCGGCGCAGTCCGCGGGGGCCTTCCCGCCGCAGCCTTCCTCGAGCGCCCGGGACAGCGCTCCCAGGGTCACGCCGAGCTTCGGGTACCCCCAGGCCGGTGCGGCGTCGTTCCTGCACCCGGTGGCGAGGAGCAGCAGCACGGCGACGGAGGCCACGGCGCGGACCGTTCCCGGCGCCGGGCGCCCCCGCACGGCGGGGCCGGGGGGCGCGGGAGCCCCGCACACCGTGGAGCAAGGGGTCATGGGGAGCCCCGATCGCCGGCGGTCAGATGGGGTCGGGTGGAGCGGGTGGGTCAGGTGGAGCGGGTGGAGCGGGTGCTCTTCTGATGGGCAGGGTTCCGACCGCCAGGGTTCTGCCGGCCAGGGTTCTGACGGCCAGGGTTCTGACGGGCAGGGTTGCGGCGGGCGCGGCCCCGCGAGTCTCGCCGCCCCCCTCGCCCTCCCCGACGGACGCCTCCCCGCCGGACGCCACGCCCACTCCGGCCGGGCCCAAGCCGCCTCTCCGGCGGGCCCCCTCCACGCCGCCCCCCCCCCCCAGGCCCTCGCCCCCTGCCGTCCGCGCCCCGCCGCCCCCCTCGCCGCCTCCCCCCCCCCCTCCGCCTCCGCTCCCCGCCCGCACATGGCTCCGCACATGGCTCCGCCCGCACCGGAACGGTGCGGGCGGGGGGTCCTGCTGGATCACGTCCGGCTACGACAGCCGTGCGGGCGGGCCCTGTTCGGCCGCGAGCGGCACCCGGGAGCCGTCGGCGCGCACCAGCTCCACACCCGCTCCGGTACCGGGCAGCACCACGCCCACGTCGGCCGCCTCCCGGCCCAGCGGATGCCCGCGCAGCGCCTCGAGCACCTCCTCGGCACGGTCCGCGGCCACCACCAGGCACAGGCAGCTCGCGCTGGAGGCGTGCCAGGGGGCGACCCCCAGCGCGTCCAGCGCGATGCGCACCTCGTGGCGGACCGGCAGCGCGAGCTCCTCGACGCGCAGGTCGAAGGCCGTCCCGTGCGCCATCGCGCGCAGCACCGGGGCCAGGCCCTCGCCCGCCACCGGGCGCACCGCCCGCACCGCGTCCGGCGGCACGCGGCCGCGGACCCGGGCGAGCAGCGAGGCCAGCGGGGCGCAGGCGCCGCTGATGATGCTCTCGTACCCGAGCAGCTCGCGCACCGACAGCAGGTGGGCGCCGTAGCCGCCCAGCGGGGCGCTCAGCAGGATCCGGTCCCCGGCTCGCGCCGCGCTCCGCGGCGGCGTGCCCTGCGGGAAGACCCCGATGCCCGTGGTCTGGAGGTACAGCTGGTCCGCCTCGCCCGCCCGCACCGCGCGGACGTCCACGGCGGAGACCACCACGCCGGCCTCGCGCGCGCAGTCCCGTACGGAGGCGGCCACCCTGGCCAGCCGGGCCAGCGGCAGGCCGGCCTCGGCGATGACGGACAGGGTCAGCGCCACCGGTTCGGCGCCCGCGGCCGCGATCTCGTTGACGGTGCCGCAGACGGCGACCTGCCCGATGTCCCCGTCCCCGTAGAAGGGCGGGTCCACCACGAAGGCTCCGGTGTGCAGCATCGGGGAGCCCGCGCCGAGCGGCGGGCAGGGGGCCAGTACGTCCCCCAGCACCTTCTCGACCACCGACCGCAGGCTCTCCCCGCCCGGGACGGCGTCGCGGTCGTCACCGAGCCCGACGTGCCCCGCCGGGGCGGGTGCGCTCGTCATCACGCGGCCCGGGCCGCGGTGATCTCGGCCTCCGCGGTGACCTTGCCGAGCTGGGAGACCGTCAGCCGGATCGGC harbors:
- a CDS encoding DUF6056 family protein — its product is MSTASGAGESDEVRPPSSTADRAAGRRPLLRGLLPATGAVLVAAAGALVAVGCFLGLYVRPTSDDWCAAWKSRDMGVFGITSDFYMTQNGRLANAFLSGVVYGDGLAGTKILPTVIAVTFTVGLVLLGRDFVRSLGGRPRLLVLIACALVVQVLVYFAGTRSYQVLLWAPATISHTIPSVIGVWSLLLAFRTAGHPRTAVRVAGFVSAFLIGFVLGTLSEPFSLVSGLLAGMVGLLCLPRLGLARNWHPFTWCLAWCSGLVCGLVVLYSSPGARWRRAQQPAKESLLSAHELKGTVRDWLHMWDSVTGQWAYLGAVAVGVLLGLASGRLGAAPGRLEPRRAVPRKVLAALLLLPVPVVVLGSLAVVVGLRSGYGATGWTYARTWTSYLVPMELALCGYGALLGAWGGRWLSGLRRAGAALAACAVAAGCLALASVAVLVPDVQRLTTAAVTRSVAWDAQDARIRAEAARGAKDAAYEPLYIGSLAEPFFTGNYERDWVAACVSKWYGIDRIHRG
- a CDS encoding helix-turn-helix domain-containing protein; its protein translation is MEALAVRLSGLDPYVDGAIRVIAFYDTLMRRRVDLPALARASAGLAECAAGIRLHGTGRTVRFSPDGRQAAGPTAPASTTAPITLDEEEIGSVWLERPGPPSPLDEVLLDRLAIAAAAVAERYGPTRTTMADPALVELVVSADGDEAGRARALRLLGFAADVPVRVVAVRSRIPLDRLGALVCPARPVKAAPLADVGVLLAAAVDPSLFPAGVRAGIGSARSPERAWREARTALRFTGPREPVVRYEDLGALALLAEIPQDASRGNADVAAVARIAGNPEDMETLDAFCATGSLRRAAELLHLHHSSVARRVEQIAKALGIELTRPTGLLRARIALTAWRLLDTTATTTTTAPN
- a CDS encoding glycoside hydrolase family 15; the protein is MPGVRLGRWAAAAAALASVAVPVCTSGHHPGRSVDHRAEGPADRYPDLHPDRYQVQHPDQHAGRHTGAALPERAVPPVLLPAGHRSRDEARIGNASRPARTELTVGLLSNATATEGVSRSLAQGARYVEGSNVLRLASGRWTYLPDAGTVSDTVDAGHPPALRQIERSRAWLAAGGVPGASPAHRAAAERALLSLRALLRPNGAMAAGASHGWQYSWPRDSSFACAAFALTGHDAEAHRILRHSAATQRADGTWEARTELDGSGPPDGRRWQLDANGWVPWATWQWYQSAPRATRGGRLAALYPMIRKAADHAADSLRPDGLPPASPDYWELMTATANIGTAAPLLAGLNAPADLAREAGRPADAERWARAAGRLSAGISARFLPLGYQRTADGRHGRDSAVAFMAPPFNEAPAGLARALDSTYGELLLPNGGLTPGNDPGAPWGGNAWTPSTAFFALAWAATGRPAKAGPVLDWVLSKRNSLGELPEKVDKRGRPSSVAPLAWTASIAVLTLVALDGTVLPTPPLRG
- a CDS encoding DUF2254 family protein; translated protein: MSGSADAPDRLGPDRFGPGGRRPGPGDRRLGATPFHRPTRAVRRDLSQLVCALVGLGLGLLAPMLAVGPRMESGRVATLLFTIGFGVISLVSIIYAMLFLVVQFSASTFTPRLGLFRDEPIVWRAFAFTVGVFVFCITAGLAIGTSRSVSVVVPFIAMLLTLVALALMRTLQTKAFNSIQLAHALTAIVTRAHRLYDALYVRPYDPDGPAAVPPAMPGGGVTLRWSGPAVVVQQVDVRALVAAAKTHRCSIAFLIAPGRSVAEGTALAEVTGGRLPERALRDSVLTGVERTFDQDPQLPFRLLVDIALRALSPAVNDPATAVDCLDRLEDLLARLADRDLAIGHFADEEGESRVTIPVPDWEQYVRTAVDDIVFAAAGSPMALRRTHTLLTRLVERSPGDRTAVLRERLRWVDRAGSGAHPLIWAASGGAQPPAANGGP
- a CDS encoding DUF6328 family protein — its product is MPGGTGKGRDESAEERADRQWQELIQEIRVAQTGVQILFGFLLTVAFTPAFEGLGQTEKTVYIVTVVLGSLATGALIGPVAFHRIVSGRRIKPEAVTWAARLTGAGLVLLLATCTSALFLVLRVATRNALVPWLVGGVLAWYLLCWFVLPVWARIRYTSEEE
- a CDS encoding AIR synthase-related protein → MTSAPAPAGHVGLGDDRDAVPGGESLRSVVEKVLGDVLAPCPPLGAGSPMLHTGAFVVDPPFYGDGDIGQVAVCGTVNEIAAAGAEPVALTLSVIAEAGLPLARLARVAASVRDCAREAGVVVSAVDVRAVRAGEADQLYLQTTGIGVFPQGTPPRSAARAGDRILLSAPLGGYGAHLLSVRELLGYESIISGACAPLASLLARVRGRVPPDAVRAVRPVAGEGLAPVLRAMAHGTAFDLRVEELALPVRHEVRIALDALGVAPWHASSASCLCLVVAADRAEEVLEALRGHPLGREAADVGVVLPGTGAGVELVRADGSRVPLAAEQGPPARLS
- a CDS encoding alpha/beta hydrolase; translation: MDPELEAFIPFLPQLDMDDPVTTREAFAEIAAAAPAPDTSTMEVEDRTVSADPDVAVRVYRPHRPHQPHRPQGAVVWLHGGGGVFGDLDTEHPWAAGVAELSGAVVVSVGYRLAPEHPFPAALDDAYAVLAWTAERGVDPARIAVGGHSAGANIAASLALLARDRQGPAIRFQLLNQPGLDDRQETWSARNFTATPWMNRDRIAAGWRHYLGSRPATPYAAPARATDLAGLPPAHIATAEFCPNRDEGIEYALRLLRAGVPVELHQWPGTFHGSQAILSADVSQRQIAELGATLRRALNGG
- a CDS encoding YhjD/YihY/BrkB family envelope integrity protein, producing MPGPEAALRLRVVPGWMRKHTPLLGRILEQLATVRILDCATRLAAQAFLGALPAVFVIAAIAPDWLQDQLVSSIRTTLGLRDAALDQVRSVYSATDPTAVVSTSGVGVVVTLLSATACSRALQKTCERSWHLPKAKARVAAWRWLAWLVVWMVALLFQGLVQTAFGTGRATGFLLAAGSGTLLWWWTQYLLLGSRIPWLPLLPGALLAGVGEQLLTLASRVYMPHAVDRSMQEFGSLGSVFALLSWLITFFIVITLSIAVGYVVAHEPLPARWLRTPPDPPPP